A genomic stretch from Penicillium digitatum chromosome 4, complete sequence includes:
- a CDS encoding Required for respiratory growth protein 9, mitochondrial, which produces MATKCAASSRPALPAVLRNVFRSQFFNDSGASSVIPHHRPLAFGRLFISNIQLQQSFSSMARLCDPSSESALAAPETPAVADDIVSLQDKIPKKRDYDSDGKKGVLNNHKRHPKDQRRDPDNTGRTDRERRAFRNETRREAKKHPRKDWQDRAEKVKQISENKGKRKPETWQVQKAALKEKFAGGWNPPKKLSPDALDGIRHLHAKAPEQFTTAVLAEEFEMSPEAIRRILKSKWRPSEDEMESRRKRWENRHDRIWSRMAELGLRPSTNRTRTLSDFHVLYDDNNRERR; this is translated from the coding sequence ATGGCCACCAAATGTGCTGCCTCGTCGAGGCCGGCTCTGCCTGCTGTTCTGCGCAATGTTTTCCGCTCTCAGTTCTTCAATGATTCGGGCGCTTCTTCAGTAATCCCACATCACCGACCTCTTGCCTTTGGTCGTCTTTTCATTTCGAATATCCAGCTCCAACAATCATTCAGTTCAATGGCGCGCTTGTGCGATCCTTCTAGTGAATCAGCGCTCGCAGCCCCTGAAACTCCGGCTGTCGCCGATGacatcgtgtctttacaaGACAAAATACCGAAAAAGAGAGATTACGATTCAGATGGCAAAAAAGGTGTATTGAACAATCATAAGCGTCACCCCAAGGACCAGCGAAGGGACCCAGATAACACCGGAAGAACCGACAGAGAGCGCAGAGCTTTCCGCAACGAGACTCGCAGGGAGGCCAAAAAGCACCCTCGCAAGGATTGGCAAGACAGGGCCGAAAAAGTGAAACAAATTTCAGAGAacaaggggaaaagaaaacccgAGACCTGGCAAGTGCAAAAAGCGGCTTTAAAGGAGAAGTTCGCCGGTGGTTGGAACCCACCTAAGAAGCTTTCACCTGATGCGCTCGATGGAATTCGTCATCTTCATGCGAAGGCCCCCGAACAATTCACGACCGCTGTCCTTGCGGAAGAGTTTGAAATGTCCCCGGAGGCTATTCGCCGAATTTTGAAGAGCAAATGGCGCCCGTCAGAGGATGAGATGGAGAGTCGGCGCAAGCGATGGGAGAACCGGCATGATAGAATCTGGAGTCGTATGGCTGAGCTTGGTCTTCGCCCTTCGACCAACCGCACGCGAACACTTTCAGACTTCCATGTCCTGTATGATGACAACAATCGCGAGCGAAGATAA
- a CDS encoding Intracellular protein transport protein (Sat1), putative, with translation MPSNIQVFVKWKDQTIFAGENVECTITFKNVADKVADANNGGEGGQHSRKISRVANHTPNSNTESFFGFKSPKTLFSGRRSYSTSSQRRPNHRAASSLSSPLVGSHSFPPNNGPATPRAWQPGHNHKRSVSIFSIDSEGQLDPTPSPHHYNRHQSANRGHGRSASLQVLPRRNTSYEDSYKKARSPSHAFPFPLTEAASEHFNGSLRVDTSHSERISRSNSLATSPIGSVEPLRAYSRRFQPPPLDFKFPATPSTDSTNTRAVRTPSPKSATTNGTSSTGGRPTVRDAQGLTGPSHQQLTRIISTTSVNGSSRSSGEFYSVSDHSTETLGSEYTNYSAQGARAPPSVRHVRHHSSVVASPAKASNSQALLMGYAQVNASFTVDGSLVNQSAFDEVKRKGVVGGQPGSDGLPGRPTPAAERPRKNGGFWGALKWNTIEESINGLLSNNELDGLREMRGVTSSRSIPLLSTSQSLLFVDLRLAPGEEQSYSFSFSLPKGLPASHKGKAIKISYNLVIGTQRPSGPSEPQKVNRINIPFRVFSGVNEKGDILGHDLMSPYVLLRDEAKVQKVGPVMPEITKNQNINKSHHSAADFLGFVDEILEQRARSNTLFPPGAMQSRRPSVEGLPQMLTTKDVIDFAILRSNQAVNSRRSPNRFEIAREGKRIAVVVLNRPVHRLGETIIATMDFGDASIPCYAVRASLETSEKVTPTLAIRSNASIHRTTRRIHASLFENTLHATRVAFSPAIPIAATPSILTSGVTLEWELRFEFVTSSVRGEQGAQPSGTRLLEALSLDDRGTVLSAIEHLNFISSIIIVRHIANMASFITTINARTRAPFKPRSAAKGTSSYQLRQFAEATLGSGSLRKAVKLPEGEDQNEWLAVNIVDFYNQINLLYGSITEFCSPQTCPEMKATDEFEYLWQDSENFKRPTKMSAPEYIEHLMAWVQSNIDNEQMFPSRIGVPFPKTFPSLLRQIFKRLYRVYAHIYCHHYPVVVHLGLEPHLNTSFKHYVLFIDEHKLASGKDFWGPLGDLVDSMLRSD, from the exons ATGCCATCCAACATTCAAGTCTTCGTGAAATGGAAGGACCAGACTATATTTGCAGGAGAGAATGTGGAATGTACTATAACATTCAAGAACGTGGCCGATAAAGTTGCCGATGCCAATAATGGGGGCGAAGGTGGTCAACATTCACGGAAGATCTCTCGAGTCGCGAACCACACACCGAACTCGAACACGGAATCTTTCTTTGGATTTAAATCTCCCAAGACTCTCTTTTCTGGTCGCCGGTCATATTCTACCAGCTCGCAACGAAGGCCTAATCACCGGGCAGCCTCATCCCTGAGCTCTCCGCTGGTCGGCTCCCATAGCTTTCCTCCGAACAACGGCCCCGCTACACCGCGAGCATGGCAACCAGGTCACAACCATAAACGATCCGTTTCCATTTTCTCCATTGATAGCGAAGGCCAACTCGATCCGACACCTTCTCCACATCATTACAATAGACATCAGTCAGCCAACAGAGGTCATGGGCGCTCGGCGAGTCTCCAGGTTCTGCCGCGCAGGAACACTAGCTATGAGGATTCTTACAAAAAAG CGAGATCCCCCTCCCATGcctttccatttccattGACCGAGGCTGCTAGTGAGCATTTCAATGGCAGCCTGAGAGTTGATACCTCCCACTCGGAGCGAATCAGCCGCTCTAACTCTCTAGCGACTAGTCCAATAGGCTCAGTAGAGCCATTACGTGCATATTCGCGACGGTTCCAACCACCGCCCCTCGATTTCAAGTTTCCAGCGACGCCTTCGACCGATTCTACTAATACTCGCGCCGTGCGCACCCCATCACCGAAGTCGGCGACTACGAATGGTACATCATCAACCGGCGGAAGGCCCACCGTCAGAGACGCACAGGGTCTGACTGGGCCGTCGCACCAGCAACTAACCCGGATTATATCAACCACAAGCGTGAATGGGAGCAGCCGGAGCAGCGGGGAGTTCTACTCCGTCAGCGACCACTCTACCGAAACCCTTGGTTCCGAGTACACAAACTATTCAGCGCAGGGTGCGCGAGCCCCCCCTTCCGTGCGGCACGTGCGGCATCATTCGAGTGTAGTTGCATCTCCCGCCAAAGCCTCCAACAGCCAGGCGCTGCTGATGGGCTATGCCCAGGTCAATGCATCTTTTACGGTCGATGGATCATTAGTTAACCAGTCAGCCTTCGACGAAGTCAAGCGAAAGGGAGTCGTTGGTGGCCAACCGGGTTCAGACGGACTTCCGGGCCGCCCAACGCCAGCAGCCGAGCGACCACGTAAAAACGGTGGGTTCTGGGGCGCTTTAAAATGGAACACTATTGAGGAATCTATCAATGGCCTTCTTTCAAACAACGAATTGGATGGTCTACGAGAAATGCGTGGTGTTACATCGTCGAGATCAATTCCATTGTTGTCCACCTCACAGTCACTGCTTTTCGTTGACCTCCGACTGGCACCAGGGGAGGAACAGTCATATTCCTTCTCATTCTCCCTTCCCAAAGGACTTCCGGCGAGTCACAAAGGGAAAGCAATCAAGATCTCGTATAATTTGGTTATTGGAACCCAGCGGCCTAGCGGGCCTAGCGAGCCCCAAAAGGTAAACCGCATCAATATACCCTTCCGCGTTTTTAGCGGCGTGAATG AGAAGGGAGACATTCTTGGGCATGACTTGATGTCACCTTATGTTCTTCTACGGGATGAAGCGAAGGTGCAAAAGGTCGGGCCAGTTATGCCTGAGATAACGAAAAACCAAAATATTAACAAATCTCACCATTCCGCGGCTGATTTCCTTGGGTTTGTGGATGAAATTTTGGAACAACGTGCACGTTCCAACACGTTGTTCCCACCTGGTGCAATGCAGTCGAGACGACCTAGCGTGGAAGGATTACCCCAGATGCTTACTACCAAGGATGTCATCGACTTTGCTATTCTTCGCAGCAATCAGGCCGTGAACTCTCGCCGCAGCCCCAATCGCTTTGAAATTGCCCGCGAAGGTAAACGTATCGCAGTGGTCGTCTTGAACCGACCAGTTCACCGACTTGGAGAGACCATTATTGCCACTATGGATTTTGGAGATGCCTCAATTCCATGCTACGCTGTGCGAGCCTCGTTAGAGACTTCCGAAAAAGTCACCCCTACTTTGGCGATCCGGTCCAATGCCAGCATCCACCGAACCACACGGCGCATCCATGCTTCTCTGTTCGAGAACACACTCCATGCCACCCGAGTGGCTTTCAGCCCTGCTATCCCCATCGCAGCCACGCCTTCAATCTTGACGAGCGGTGTGACTCTCGAATGGGAATTGCGGTTTGAGTTTGTGACATCTAGTGTTCGAGGCGAGCAAGGGGCTCAACCCTCGGGCACTCGTTTACTTGAGGCCTTGTCCTTGGATGATCGCGGCACGGTGTTGTCTGCTATAGAGCATTTGAACT TCATATCATCCATAATCATTGTCAG GCACATCGCG AATATGGCTTCGTTTATCACCACCAT CAATGCACGCACACGCGCCCCCTTCAAGCCCCGATCGGCCGCCAAGGGCACAAGCAGTTATCAGCTACGACAGTTCGCTGAAGCCACACTTGGAAGTGGTAGCTTGCGCAAAGCCGTGAAGCTGCCCGAAGGCGAAGATCAGAATGAATGGCTTGCCGTCAATA TTGTCGACTTCTACAACCAGATCAACCTTCTCTACGGCTCAATAACCGAGTTTTGCTCACCGCAGACGTGTCCCGAGATGAAGGCTACAGATGA GTTCGAGTACCTCTGGCAAGACTCGGAGAATTTCAAGCGGCCAACCAAGATGTCTGCACCGGAATACATTGAACACTTGATGGCCTGGGTTCAGAGCAACATCGACAACGAACAAATGTTCCCTAGCCGGATCG GTGTCCCATTCCCCAAGACCTTCCCCAGTCTTCTCCGCCAGATCTTCAAGCGTCTATACCGTGTCTATGCCCACATCTACTGCCACCATTATCCAGTGGTAGTGCATCTCGGCCTTGAGCCTCACCTCAACACCAGCTTCAAGCACTATGTCCTATTCATTGACGAGCACAAGCTGGCTAGTGGGAAGGACTTTTGGGGACCGCTGGGTGATTTGGTGGATAGCATGTTGCGCAGCGACTAA
- a CDS encoding Glycoside hydrolase, family 63 has product MVLIDGKEVITEEEKRLKEDRERTKYWKRWGPYVAERQWATVREDYSEDGDAWNYFTHDHARSRTFRWGEDGIAGVSDTHGIQNIAFAFWNGEDDFLKERLFGLSNPQGNHGESVKEAHFHVDNTPTHSYMKFLYKYPQRKFPYQDLIDENAKRSRLEKEYHILDTGIFEDNRYWDIYIETAKEADDEEELLFRVIAYNRGPEPAHLHIIPHVWFRNTWSWGDEKKKERPSIKKEGPMVAKSEHSTIGERYVSFAPSPPVGSNDDDIQPQMMFTENESNNKFLWGTENDTPYVKDAFHRHIVEEEKGAINPDNEGTKFAAWYAFNNGEGIPPGECAVVRFRVSRKKEEVLNEEVLDDVIEQRRAEADDFYYHLNPLPVSEDLRNIQRQAFSGMMWCKQYYNFIWDQWSNGDPAEISPPPGRKGIRNEQWRHLYIDDILSMPDSWEYPFFAAWDTAFHCIPLAMMDPDFAKKQLDLLTREWYMHPNGQLPAYEWNFGDVNPPVHAWAVFRTFKIERKMYGRQDLDFLERVFQKLLLNFTWWVNRKDSGGKNVFEGGFLGLDNIGLFNRSEPLPTGGVLEQADSTGWMAFYSLTMLNIALELAKHRRIYEDIASKFFEHFLLISDAMTYRSGDDTVQSLWNEEDNFYYDAISYGGPWTQQLPIRSLVGLIPLYAVLTLEPELVNKFPSFKRRVDWFIENKPDIAERNIASMKRRGKDDRLLLALVSKDRLVKILERMLDETEFLSKHGIRSMSKFHKDHPYSMDVNGQTFKVGYVPGDSDSSLFGGNSNWRGPIWLCVNFLLVESLLRFYMFYGDTLQVECPKGSGDYMHLGHVAEELQHRMQHLFARNEEGRRAVNAGSDLLDFDEHWKDNLWFHEFFDGDSGRGLGTSHQCGWTGLIAKIIHDTGISCRLPQTPRSPFAAASHYFDDIFSRSGRPRGTGRPSIRRSSTTRSIGNRSDFYPGDATPAASTVLDDDDESRGPSRAVSRRGSTAAPDNQDHVDHYVESQLQRVRSSASIAAYEDEFETKADKENEQNGRS; this is encoded by the exons ATGGTTTTAATCGATGGGAAAGAAGTCATCACAGAGGAAGAGAAGCGTCTAAAGGAAGATCGCGAGAGAACCAAGTATTGGAAG CGCTGGGGACCTTATGTG GCGGAGAGACAGTGGGCCACAG TCAGAGAGGATTACAGCGAGGATGGCGACGCCTGGAACTACTTCACCCACGATCACGCAAGATCGAGAACTTTTCGCTGGGGCGAAGATGGAATTGCCGGTGTATCTGATACACACGGGATACAGAACATTGCGTTTGCATTTTGGAATGGTGAAGA CGACTTCCTGAAGGAACGCCTGTTCGGTTTGTCGAACCCTCAGGGTAATCATGGCGAGAGTGTCAAGGAGGCACATTTCCATGTGGACAACACCCCAACG CATTCCTACATGAAATTCCTCTACAAATACCCCCAGAGAAAGTTCCCGTACCAAGACCTCATTGATGAGAACGCAAAGCGCTCACGTTTGGAGAAAGAGTATCACATTCTTGATACCGGCATCTTTGAGGATAACCGCTACTGGGATATCTACATTGAGACGGCCAAGGAGGCAGACGATGAGGAAGAATTGCTCTTCCGTGTCATTGCCTACAACCGTGGACCGGAGCCTGCTCATCTACACATCATCCCTCATGTCTGGTTCCGAAACACATGGTCCTGGGGTGacgagaagaaaaaggaaagacCATCCATCAAAAAAGAGGGGCCGATGGTGGCCAAATCAGAGCACAGCACAATCGGCGAGCGATATGTTTCTTTTGCGCCATCACCTCCAGTTGGATCGAATGATGACGATATCCAGCCTCAGATGATGTTCACCGAGAACGAGAGTAACAACAAATTCCTATGGGGTACCGAGAATGACACACCCTATGTCAAAGACGCATTCCATCGCCACATcgttgaagaagagaagggcGCTATCAACCCAGACAATGAAGGTACTAAGTTTGCTGCTTGGTATGCCTTCAACAACGGCGAGGGAATTCCTCCGGGCGAATGCGCTGTTGTCCGGTTTAGAGTGTCCCGTaagaaagaagaagttcTGAATGAAGAAGTCCTGGATGATGTGATTGAACAGCGCCGCGCCGAGGCAGATGATTTCTACTACCATCTCAACCCTCTCCCAGTGAGCGAGGATCTCCGCAACATCCAGCGTCAAGCCTTTTCTGGAATGATGTGGTGCAAGCAGTACTACAACTTCATCTGGGATCAATGGAGCAACGGCGACCCAGCTGAAATATCGCCTCCGCCGGGCCGAAAGGGCATTCGGAATGAGCAGTGGCGTCATCTGTACATCGACGACATCTTGTCGATGCCCGACTCTTGGGAGTACCCATTCTTCGCTGCATGGGACACGGCATTTCACTGTATCCCACTGGCCATGATGGATCCCGATTTCGCAAAGAAGCAACTTGACCTTCTCACCCGTGAGTGGTACATGCATCCGAACGGTCAGCTACCTGCGTACGAGTGGAACTTCGGCGATGTGAACCCTCCCGTGCACGCATGGGCAGTGTTCCGCACGTTCAAGATTGAGCGGAAGATGTACGGACGACAGGATTTGGACTTCCTGGAACGTGTATTCCAAAAGTTGCTGCTTAATTTTACCTGGTGGGTGAATCGTAAGGATTCCGGTGGCAAGAATGTGTTTGAGGGCGGCTTTTTGGGACTGGATAACATCGGTCTTTTCAATCGCTCGGAGCCATTGCCCACTGGCGGCGTGCTTGAGCAAGCTGACAGCACTGGTTGGATGGCCTTCTACTCTCTAACCATGCTCAACATAGCCCTGGAGCTGGCCAAGCACCGTCGCATCTACGAGGACATTGCATCCAAGTTCTTCGAACACTTCCTGCTCATCAGTGATGCAATGACCTACCGTTCGGGCGATGACACTGTACAGTCACTCTGGAACGAAGAAGACAATTTCTACTATGATGCCATCTCCTACGGCGGACCATGGACCCAGCAGCTACCCATTAGGTCCCTCGTCGGTCTAATCCCGCTGTATGCGGTTCTCACCCTAGAGCCCGAGCTTGTTAACAAGTTCCCCTCGTTTAAGCGGCGAGTGGACTggttcatcgagaacaagcCAGATATAGCCGAGCGGAACATCGCCAGCATGAAGCGCCGCGGCAAAGATGACCGACTCTTGCTAGCCCTGGTCAGCAAAGACCGTCTCGTCAAGATCCTTGAGCGAATGCTCGATGAAACAGAGTTTCTATCCAAGCACGGAATCCGCTCCATGTCAAAGTTCCACAAAGACCACCCTTACTCCATGGATGTCAATGGTCAAACCTTCAAAGTCGGCTACGTCCCCGGCGACTCCGACTCCTCCCTCTTTGGCGGCAACAGCAACTGGCGCGGTCCTATCTGGCTTTGCGTCAACTTCCTTCTCGTCGAGTCCCTCCTCCGCTTTTACATGTTCTACGGCGACACCCTGCAAGTCGAGTGTCCCAAGGGCTCGGGCGACTACATGCACCTAGGACATGTAGCGGAAGAACTCCAACACCGCATGCAGCACCTCTTCGCCCGCAACGAAGAAGGCCGCCGCGCTGTAAACGCTGGCTCAGACCTCCTCGATTTCGACGAGCACTGGAAAGACAATCTCTGGTTCCACGAGTTCTTCGATGGCGACAGCGGGCGTGGACTGGGAACATCGCACCAGTGTGGATGGACGGGATTGATCGCAAAGATCATCCACGACACCGGTATCAGTTGCCGTCTACCGCAGACACCGCGGTCGCCCTTCGCCGCTGCATCGCACTACTTTGACGACATCTTCTCCCGTTCTGGACGGCCGCGCGGCACTGGCCGTCCGTCTATCCGCCGCTCGTCGACTACACGTTCCATTGGTAATCGGAGTGACTTCTATCCTGGTGATGCTACGCCTGCTGCATCAACGGTcttggatgatgacgatgaaagTCGTGGTCCTAGTCGTGCTGTCAGTCGCAGGGGTAGCACTGCGGCCCCTGACAACCAGGATCATGTTGACCACTATGTGGAGAGTCAGCTGCAGCGGGTTCGCAGCTCGGCTTCGATTGCTGCGTATGAGGATGAGTTTGAGACGAAGGCTGATAAGGAGAATGAGCAGAATGGACGGTCTTAA
- a CDS encoding ATPase, F1 complex, OSCP/delta subunit yields MCARDDGNIRPGGLNLASLTEASTPNVDITFPFNPLRLSSLLEATPPANCTMMSARFARAGLRATQFSVPRTAAVNGIRSYATPAQETRAPVALFGVDGTYASALYTASAKSAALDQTARAIASLGETLKTDKKLGAILSAPMLTIADKKSIVEELAKVAGADKAGILKNFLETLAENNRLGSLEGVCEKFATLMGAHRGEIDLNITSAQELDAKTLSRLEKAVSKSQFSQGKKLKVVAKVNPDLIGGLVVEIGDRTVDLSVSSKIAKMNKALSDAL; encoded by the exons ATGTGCGCACGTGATGACGGGAACATTCGGCCCGGAGGTCTCAACCTTGCATCCTTGACTGAAGCAAGCACTCCGAACGTCGATATCACCTTCCCATTCAACCCTCTACGTCTCTCCTCCCTCCTCGAGGCCACTCCTCCAGCCAATTGCACTATGATGTCCGCTCGCTTCGCCCGCGCTGGCCTGCGTGCCACCCAGTTCTCCGTTCCTCGCACCGCTGCCGTTAACGGCATCAGGTCCTATGCCACCCCGGCCCAGGAGACCCGCGCCCCCGTCGCCCTGTTCGGCGTTGATGGCACCTACGCCTCTGCTCTG TACACCGCTTCCGCCAAGTCCGCTGCTCTCGACCAGACTGCCCGTGCTATCGCCAGCCTCGGCGAGACCCTCAAGACTGACAAGAAGCTCGGCGCCATCCTCAGCGCTCCCATGCTCACCATCGCCGACAAGAAGTCCATCGTCGAGGAGCTCGCTAAGGTCGCCGGTGCCGACAAGGCTGGTATCCTCAAGAACTTCCTCGAGACTCTCGCCGAGAACAACCGTCTCGGTTCCCTCGAGGGTGTCTGTGAGAAGTTCGCTACTCTGATGGGTGCTCACCGCGGCGAGATCGACCTCAACATTACCAGTGCTCAG GAGCTCGATGCCAAGACCCTCTCCCGTCTTGAAAAGGCTGTTTCCAAGTCTCAGTTCAGCCAGGGCAAGAAGCTCAAGGTTGTTGCCAAG GTCAACCCCGACCTCATTGGTGGACTCGTCGTTGAGATTGGCGACCGTACCGTTGACCTCAGCGTTTCTTCCAAGATCGCCAAGATGAACAAGGCTCTTTCCGATGCTTTGTAG